One genomic window of uncultured delta proteobacterium includes the following:
- a CDS encoding hypothetical protein (Evidence 5 : No homology to any previously reported sequences), whose translation MFHADEARSARAWTNSFRQIENRLFISVEDATQRHISLYNIFSGWQVNKPHLSVQESKQYNSHTKDTHRAL comes from the coding sequence TTGTTTCATGCCGATGAGGCAAGGTCAGCACGGGCATGGACTAACTCCTTCAGGCAGATTGAAAACCGCCTTTTCATCAGTGTTGAAGATGCAACGCAACGGCATATATCATTATATAATATTTTTTCAGGCTGGCAAGTAAACAAACCCCACCTTTCTGTGCAGGAAAGTAAACAGTATAACAGTCATACAAAAGACACTCACAGGGCACTATGA
- a CDS encoding TRAP dicarboxylate transporter, DctP subunit, whose amino-acid sequence MRSTFSFKVLAAALLAGSFCLFASASQAAMEFKLSNQFPPNHHVSAGMRIFAEKVEEYSKGAMTAKIYDSGSLYRDAEIVKAIRGGSVEVGLVPVNKWSGMIPAVDIFDVPFAFPTLESLEKFLQKSGPIFDEAFSKYNAKVLFWVDYGYVQFFNSKRPLKMPEDFKGLTMRAYSAGDAETLKALGAAPTIISSSEMYLALQRGTIDGADTGMPAAVSRKVIEVQKYMTLANYAAAEFLVQANLKWWQGLKKEEQEIIAKASADAEKYIRDKVAEAEAQAQETVVKAGVEVHVPNAAELAAFVKATAPIRDSYLKQGGDLAAKLLPIADAAAK is encoded by the coding sequence ATGCGCAGCACGTTTTCCTTTAAAGTTCTGGCTGCGGCGCTTCTTGCCGGAAGCTTCTGCCTTTTCGCTTCCGCATCGCAGGCCGCCATGGAATTCAAACTGTCCAACCAGTTCCCGCCCAACCACCACGTTTCCGCCGGCATGCGCATTTTCGCGGAAAAGGTGGAGGAGTACTCCAAGGGCGCGATGACGGCAAAAATTTACGATTCCGGCTCCCTGTACCGCGATGCGGAAATCGTCAAGGCGATCCGCGGCGGCAGCGTGGAAGTCGGGCTGGTTCCCGTCAACAAGTGGTCCGGCATGATCCCGGCCGTGGATATCTTTGACGTGCCGTTCGCCTTCCCCACTCTGGAATCGCTGGAAAAATTCCTGCAGAAGTCCGGCCCCATCTTTGACGAGGCGTTTTCCAAATACAACGCCAAGGTGCTTTTCTGGGTGGATTACGGCTATGTGCAGTTTTTCAACTCCAAGCGCCCCCTGAAAATGCCGGAAGATTTCAAAGGCCTGACCATGCGCGCCTATTCCGCCGGGGATGCGGAAACCCTGAAGGCTCTCGGCGCGGCCCCCACCATCATCAGCTCGTCCGAAATGTACCTCGCGCTCCAGCGCGGCACCATTGACGGAGCGGATACCGGCATGCCCGCCGCGGTTTCCCGCAAGGTCATCGAAGTGCAGAAATACATGACGCTGGCCAACTACGCGGCCGCGGAATTTCTGGTCCAGGCCAACCTTAAGTGGTGGCAAGGCCTGAAAAAGGAAGAACAGGAAATCATCGCCAAGGCCTCTGCCGACGCTGAAAAGTATATCCGCGACAAGGTGGCTGAAGCCGAAGCCCAGGCCCAGGAAACCGTGGTCAAGGCCGGGGTGGAAGTCCACGTCCCGAACGCCGCGGAACTCGCCGCTTTCGTCAAGGCGACGGCGCCCATCCGCGACTCCTACCTGAAGCAGGGCGGCGACCTGGCCGCGAAACTCCTGCCCATTGCCGACGCGGCTGCCAAATAA
- a CDS encoding Iron-containing alcohol dehydrogenase, whose amino-acid sequence MHNFTYYSPTKVIFGQGMVPKIVPELQKAGISKVLLLTGGKSVFASGLYDTITALLRDAGIAFETVSGVQPNPRLSKAREAVAVAEKIQAQAVIPVGGGSVFDSAKAIAASAGSHHDVWDIITRKQKITAALPIYGILTLSGTSSEINDTAVINNEETNDKMPVAHPLLYPTVSIVDPSLQYTVPLQQVRYGGFDTIVHVLEAYLAGNDTGEVITEHCEAYLRAAMRCLRALPEKLHDYEVRSELTFCATYAFSGWCGLGRSGRGDFATHRIGHALSAIFDLPHAVTLSVIMPNWMEYVLDKGLNRDVFARFGTKVLGVPENAADPARAAIDAFRDVIHSLDMPSRLRDANVPAKDIPALAENAARTLPFGSVVPMDLATVTAVLERSL is encoded by the coding sequence ATGCACAACTTTACGTATTATTCGCCGACCAAGGTCATCTTTGGGCAGGGCATGGTTCCCAAAATCGTGCCGGAGTTGCAAAAAGCCGGTATTTCCAAAGTGCTGCTGCTTACCGGCGGCAAATCCGTTTTCGCCTCCGGCCTGTACGACACCATCACCGCGCTGCTCCGGGACGCGGGCATTGCCTTTGAAACCGTCAGCGGCGTGCAGCCCAACCCCCGCCTGTCAAAGGCCCGCGAAGCGGTGGCCGTGGCTGAAAAAATACAGGCCCAGGCCGTCATCCCCGTGGGCGGCGGCAGCGTGTTCGACTCCGCCAAAGCCATTGCCGCGTCCGCCGGGTCACACCACGACGTCTGGGACATCATCACCAGAAAGCAGAAAATCACCGCCGCCCTGCCCATTTACGGCATCCTGACCCTCTCGGGCACCTCGAGCGAGATCAACGACACGGCGGTCATCAACAACGAGGAAACCAACGACAAGATGCCGGTGGCCCACCCCCTGCTCTACCCCACGGTCTCCATCGTGGACCCCTCGCTCCAGTACACGGTCCCCTTGCAGCAGGTGCGCTACGGCGGGTTCGATACCATCGTCCACGTGCTGGAAGCCTATCTTGCCGGAAACGACACGGGCGAAGTCATCACGGAACACTGCGAAGCCTATCTGCGCGCCGCGATGCGCTGCCTGCGGGCCCTGCCCGAAAAACTCCACGACTATGAAGTCCGCTCCGAACTGACCTTCTGCGCGACCTACGCCTTCAGCGGCTGGTGCGGGCTCGGCCGGTCCGGGCGCGGCGACTTTGCCACCCACCGCATCGGGCACGCGCTCAGCGCCATTTTTGACTTGCCCCACGCCGTCACCTTGAGCGTCATCATGCCCAACTGGATGGAATACGTTCTGGATAAAGGCCTGAACCGCGACGTTTTCGCCCGGTTCGGCACCAAGGTCCTGGGCGTGCCGGAAAACGCCGCCGACCCGGCCCGCGCCGCGATCGACGCCTTCCGCGACGTTATCCACTCCCTGGACATGCCCTCCCGCCTGCGCGATGCGAACGTGCCGGCGAAGGACATCCCCGCCCTCGCGGAGAACGCGGCCCGTACCCTGCCCTTCGGCTCGGTTGTGCCCATGGATCTCGCCACCGTCACGGCGGTTCTTGAACGCTCGTTATAA
- a CDS encoding putative Diguanylate cyclase (Evidence 3 : Function proposed based on presence of conserved amino acid motif, structural feature or limited homology; Product type pe : putative enzyme): protein MKKENKKFVKADADGVRNSIIKKSKSRSTSAVARTDASDSLRVMLDSTPLICAVCDECGRLIDCNLEMLRVLKVKSKPDATKHFFNFSPKYQYDGMASEEKGMRSVELALQTGFHSFEWEYLATDNERVPTETSLVRVTWNGGYRILVYSRDVRELQKQKKLTEERTAMMLKTLPLATFMISEKCEVIDCNEAAIHLFGANDKHHVLNLFLEDFSPQYQPNGELSSDKARNYMQQAFKEGCVTFEWMHKMANGGMIPAQVTLIRLQWNENEFVLSAYAQDLRDIKEAEQEMIHRSNYLKTVTIIAEWLLSSDKKNGEDTVEKSLEFIALNMNLNGAKIWMNTEQNGDMYYALYKSWPAEDAVKWPGSYAYNNLPFWKDSMLDNRVINSFVSDLPRAEQASLDKDKIKSILAVPLLVADNLWGFICFEDTQKERVFTGLEEQMLRSASSLIVSTIVRNRAVSQMLKNNRELRKKSYLMSSVNRVAELILGSEKSDFPPVIQRTMKLLGESVGANQASLWTVHYGTDAALYAKRLTAWQHGKGFIETTHRPELKVYDYIPEWDVPVAGLRDIENSLGGMNAHLRQLSLLNGNETLLLLPLVLRNTFWGFVAFTYEKNNHHTTEEERSILRSGSMMIAEAITRQEVTAILKIVEEKAATDNLTGLLTRTAFMQAARALFAESQRNKKPFSVLFMDLDHFKNVNDQHGHAFGDAVLVRFAEIIKASTRNNDLCCRYGGEEVVVVLADSDSNAAENVARRIVQDVREAAFESDKNFRFTVSVGMISAIPAMGEQVHTYIEKADLALYEAKNNGRNRIEKHAAIHDAHAYHSVGASDRVSSI, encoded by the coding sequence ATGAAAAAAGAAAACAAAAAATTCGTGAAGGCTGATGCGGACGGGGTACGCAACTCAATTATCAAAAAATCAAAGAGCAGATCCACATCCGCGGTTGCGCGCACTGACGCGTCTGATTCTCTAAGGGTGATGCTTGATTCGACGCCGCTCATCTGCGCGGTATGCGACGAGTGCGGGCGGTTGATCGATTGCAACCTGGAAATGCTTCGCGTGCTGAAGGTCAAAAGCAAACCGGATGCGACGAAACATTTTTTCAATTTTTCTCCGAAGTATCAATACGACGGCATGGCATCCGAAGAAAAGGGCATGCGGTCGGTCGAACTGGCGTTGCAAACAGGCTTCCATTCGTTTGAATGGGAATATCTGGCCACGGACAACGAACGGGTGCCCACGGAAACTTCTTTGGTACGCGTCACATGGAACGGCGGATACCGCATCCTTGTCTATTCGCGTGATGTGCGCGAGTTGCAAAAACAGAAAAAGCTGACGGAAGAGCGCACGGCGATGATGCTGAAGACGCTGCCGCTGGCAACGTTTATGATTTCAGAAAAATGCGAGGTAATCGACTGCAATGAAGCGGCAATCCATTTGTTCGGGGCAAATGACAAACACCATGTGCTGAATTTATTCCTTGAAGATTTTTCTCCGCAGTATCAGCCGAATGGCGAACTGAGCAGCGATAAAGCGCGAAATTATATGCAGCAGGCATTCAAAGAAGGGTGTGTTACCTTTGAATGGATGCATAAGATGGCAAACGGCGGAATGATTCCGGCACAAGTTACGCTGATACGTCTTCAGTGGAATGAGAATGAATTTGTATTGAGCGCTTATGCGCAAGACTTACGTGACATTAAAGAAGCCGAACAAGAAATGATCCATCGCTCTAACTATTTAAAAACTGTTACCATAATTGCTGAATGGCTATTGTCATCCGACAAAAAAAACGGAGAAGATACCGTAGAAAAATCGTTGGAATTTATTGCCCTAAACATGAATCTTAACGGTGCAAAAATATGGATGAACACAGAGCAAAACGGCGACATGTATTACGCCCTCTATAAAAGCTGGCCTGCCGAAGACGCGGTCAAATGGCCCGGCAGCTATGCATACAACAATCTTCCTTTCTGGAAGGATTCAATGCTTGATAATCGCGTTATCAACAGCTTTGTTTCCGACTTGCCGCGAGCTGAACAGGCTTCGCTTGATAAAGATAAAATCAAATCAATTCTGGCGGTCCCGCTTCTTGTCGCGGACAATCTGTGGGGCTTTATCTGCTTTGAAGACACCCAAAAAGAACGTGTATTCACGGGCCTTGAAGAGCAAATGCTCCGCTCCGCGAGCTCGCTCATTGTCTCCACCATAGTGCGCAACCGGGCTGTCAGCCAGATGCTGAAAAACAACCGGGAGTTGCGCAAAAAAAGTTACCTGATGTCTTCAGTCAACAGGGTGGCCGAATTGATTTTGGGCAGCGAAAAAAGCGATTTCCCGCCTGTGATCCAACGGACCATGAAGTTGCTCGGCGAAAGCGTCGGCGCCAATCAGGCCTCATTGTGGACCGTGCATTACGGGACCGACGCAGCCTTGTACGCCAAGCGGCTGACCGCATGGCAGCACGGCAAGGGCTTTATTGAAACAACACACCGCCCTGAATTGAAAGTATACGATTACATTCCGGAATGGGATGTGCCCGTTGCCGGACTGCGGGATATAGAAAACTCGCTCGGCGGTATGAATGCGCATTTGAGGCAGTTGAGCCTGTTGAACGGCAACGAAACCTTGCTCCTGCTCCCCCTGGTGTTGCGGAACACATTCTGGGGCTTTGTCGCGTTCACCTATGAAAAAAACAACCACCACACCACGGAAGAGGAACGGAGCATTCTGCGCTCGGGCAGCATGATGATCGCCGAGGCGATTACCCGGCAGGAAGTTACCGCAATCCTTAAAATAGTGGAGGAAAAAGCCGCAACGGACAATTTGACCGGTTTGCTGACGCGCACCGCCTTTATGCAGGCAGCCCGGGCGCTCTTCGCCGAGAGCCAGCGTAATAAAAAGCCTTTTTCAGTGCTCTTTATGGATTTGGACCATTTCAAAAACGTCAACGATCAGCACGGGCATGCGTTTGGCGATGCAGTGCTCGTCCGTTTTGCCGAAATAATTAAGGCCAGTACACGGAACAATGATCTATGCTGCCGGTACGGCGGCGAGGAAGTGGTGGTGGTTTTGGCTGACAGCGACAGCAACGCCGCTGAAAATGTGGCGCGCCGCATTGTGCAGGATGTTCGCGAGGCGGCGTTTGAAAGCGACAAAAATTTTCGCTTCACCGTCAGCGTAGGGATGATTTCCGCAATACCGGCGATGGGCGAGCAGGTGCATACATACATTGAAAAAGCGGATCTTGCCTTATATGAGGCCAAGAACAACGGCAGAAACAGGATTGAAAAACATGCCGCGATTCATGATGCGCATGCATACCATTCCGTTGGGGCATCAGATAGGGTGAGTTCGATTTGA
- a CDS encoding Glycosyl transferase group 1 (fragment), producing the protein MEVRILGDGPSFQPLLEEARTKNVIGRLAFLGSADAGNQLCDCDILVLPAGEGESHMPLILQGWAARLPVVAINRLDHAENLQDETNCLLVQPGDAANLASQMARLARDGKTCEHLVAGGRASLAKYATRPMVLEHKRLYGQILA; encoded by the coding sequence TTGGAAGTGCGCATCCTCGGCGACGGGCCGTCTTTTCAGCCCTTGCTGGAAGAGGCGCGGACGAAAAACGTCATCGGGCGCCTGGCCTTTCTCGGCAGCGCGGACGCGGGCAACCAGCTCTGCGATTGCGATATCCTCGTGTTGCCCGCCGGGGAGGGGGAAAGCCATATGCCCCTTATCCTGCAAGGCTGGGCCGCGCGCCTGCCCGTCGTCGCCATCAACCGCCTGGACCACGCGGAAAATTTGCAAGACGAGACCAATTGCCTTTTGGTGCAGCCCGGCGACGCGGCAAACCTCGCCAGCCAGATGGCCCGCCTCGCGCGGGACGGAAAGACCTGCGAGCATCTGGTTGCCGGAGGCCGCGCGTCCCTCGCCAAATACGCCACCCGGCCCATGGTGCTTGAACACAAGCGGCTGTATGGGCAGATCCTGGCGTGA
- a CDS encoding transposase, producing MSHHNTLFSQMLSLIPRHVFQKLEARHKTGRSSRQFGFKEQFTVMAFIQLAARRSMRDGLRCLAACGKRLYHFGLFPVARSTFSDANNSRPVGFFKDLFADMYSLCVPKASKHKFHFKCKLYSMDATTISLCLSLFPWATFRQNKGGVKMNTVLDHDGHIPAFVTVDVAKTHESRMAKSLSLPKGSIVTFDKGYVSYPWFQTLLENGIFFVTRLKDNAVYKLLERRPVNRTSGVTSDHIIEVKHSRGKVLRLRRIGYRDAETGKRYEFLTNHFRLSARTIADIYKERWKIELFFREIKQNLRIKSFVGNTENAVLIQIYTALTVYLLLAYQKFLSKTGLSVQQLFQIASLNILGTDSLEELLKPRRRKNENLYNLSLLSLAA from the coding sequence ATGAGCCATCATAATACACTCTTTTCTCAAATGCTATCATTGATTCCCAGACATGTTTTTCAGAAACTGGAAGCCCGGCATAAAACAGGTCGTTCTTCTCGACAATTCGGCTTTAAGGAACAGTTTACGGTCATGGCTTTTATCCAGCTTGCAGCAAGGCGCTCCATGCGTGACGGATTGCGCTGTTTGGCCGCCTGCGGCAAGAGGCTGTATCATTTTGGCCTTTTTCCCGTTGCACGTTCCACTTTCTCCGATGCCAACAACTCCCGGCCTGTGGGCTTTTTCAAAGATCTATTTGCCGACATGTACAGCCTGTGTGTTCCCAAGGCCTCCAAACACAAATTTCATTTCAAATGCAAACTTTACAGCATGGACGCCACCACCATCAGCCTGTGTTTGTCGCTGTTTCCCTGGGCCACGTTCCGCCAAAACAAGGGCGGCGTCAAAATGAACACAGTGCTTGACCACGATGGTCATATCCCGGCATTTGTCACCGTTGATGTGGCCAAAACGCACGAAAGCCGTATGGCGAAAAGTCTTTCTCTGCCCAAAGGCTCCATCGTGACCTTCGACAAAGGCTATGTCAGTTACCCCTGGTTTCAGACCCTGCTCGAAAATGGCATCTTTTTCGTCACCCGCCTGAAGGACAACGCTGTTTACAAACTGCTGGAGCGCCGCCCGGTGAACCGCACAAGCGGGGTTACTTCCGACCACATTATCGAAGTGAAGCACAGCCGGGGAAAAGTCTTGCGCCTGCGTCGCATCGGCTACCGGGACGCCGAAACAGGCAAGCGTTACGAATTTCTGACAAATCACTTTCGCCTGTCCGCCCGCACCATCGCCGATATTTACAAAGAACGCTGGAAAATCGAACTCTTTTTTCGCGAAATCAAACAGAATCTACGCATCAAAAGCTTTGTCGGGAACACGGAAAATGCTGTATTGATTCAGATTTATACCGCGCTGACCGTCTACCTGCTCCTGGCCTACCAGAAATTCCTGAGTAAAACAGGGCTGTCCGTGCAGCAACTTTTCCAAATCGCCTCACTGAACATCCTCGGAACAGACTCGCTGGAAGAACTCCTGAAGCCCCGACGACGAAAAAATGAAAACCTCTATAACCTCAGTCTGTTATCCTTGGCAGCTTAA
- a CDS encoding hypothetical protein (Evidence 5 : No homology to any previously reported sequences) has translation MLLPEKDVTGAKDGAITPEQPDAGAGVSPDVSPGAATGASADGEPEEEKERSGPKVFFVHLEPHSANQSQTLTLAEALRAEDWDVHIVCRASCRLAAAARERSLPVHVLPDTGRGFFTAWRLLRIVRKQGVKKRKLGLLHACDPTASHVVSRTWRMDKKLRIVHSRRMPIMETNAKAIRCYQVPPAKIITDSLAGKIALRLSGLEAHLLHTIACGIDPSEQPVRRERGDGRIVFAVTGELMPLCGHSLLFDALAVLGKIPDLPPWEVRQCCPVKLPRITD, from the coding sequence ATGCTGCTTCCTGAAAAAGACGTGACAGGCGCGAAGGACGGCGCCATAACGCCGGAACAGCCCGATGCGGGCGCCGGCGTATCTCCCGATGTTTCCCCCGGTGCCGCAACGGGCGCGTCCGCCGACGGCGAGCCGGAGGAGGAAAAGGAGCGAAGTGGCCCCAAGGTTTTCTTCGTGCATCTTGAGCCGCATTCCGCCAACCAGAGCCAGACCCTGACGCTGGCCGAGGCTCTCCGGGCGGAAGATTGGGACGTGCATATCGTCTGCCGGGCCTCGTGCCGCCTGGCAGCGGCCGCCCGCGAGCGGTCTTTGCCGGTGCATGTCCTGCCGGATACGGGCAGAGGATTTTTCACCGCCTGGCGGCTGCTCCGCATCGTGCGCAAGCAGGGGGTGAAGAAGCGGAAACTCGGCCTGTTGCACGCCTGCGACCCCACGGCTTCGCACGTCGTTTCCCGGACCTGGCGCATGGATAAAAAACTAAGGATCGTGCATTCGCGGCGCATGCCCATCATGGAGACGAACGCCAAGGCCATCCGTTGCTATCAGGTGCCTCCTGCGAAAATCATCACGGATTCCCTGGCCGGGAAAATAGCCTTGCGCCTTTCCGGGCTGGAGGCGCACCTGTTGCACACCATCGCCTGCGGCATCGACCCCTCCGAGCAGCCCGTGCGGCGCGAGCGCGGAGACGGGCGGATCGTCTTTGCCGTGACAGGGGAACTTATGCCGCTCTGCGGGCATTCCCTGCTGTTCGACGCCCTGGCCGTTCTGGGAAAAATTCCGGATCTGCCCCCGTGGGAAGTGCGCCAATGCTGTCCGGTTAAGCTGCCAAGGATAACAGACTGA
- a CDS encoding Glycosyl transferase group 1, with the protein MNREPDRSVCFCNSNRAWGGGEQWHLNAALGLAKRGCRVFVMAGKDTPLFERVRQHPEITLCPARFSNLSFLNPLLIQACAVYFMRNRISRVVLGLPSDLKAAGLAARRAKVPGIYYRRGIAVPVKNTFLNRIAYGNFLTGLIVNSKETARLVFADNDAIMDKRKVHVMPNGLDIPAFDAAYAAAAPVFRHDGDTLVIGNAGRLTEQKGQHFLLHMSRALLDAGVRHRLIIAGDGEKKDDLARLAAELHLGDAVHFTGFLADMAPFWRSIDMFALSSLWEGFGFVLAEAQLAAKPVLAFDGNSMPEVVSHGETGLLLPLPERGESPAAVGERLAAAVRELAADPARAAALAAKGRAHCRATYDLEKRMDDLYALLWPEGAHAAS; encoded by the coding sequence ATGAATCGGGAACCGGATCGATCCGTCTGTTTTTGCAACAGCAACCGCGCCTGGGGCGGCGGTGAACAGTGGCATCTTAACGCCGCGCTTGGCCTGGCCAAGCGCGGCTGTCGTGTTTTCGTGATGGCGGGCAAGGATACGCCGCTTTTCGAGCGGGTGCGGCAGCATCCGGAAATCACGCTCTGCCCGGCCCGGTTTTCCAACCTGAGTTTTTTGAACCCGCTCCTCATCCAGGCCTGCGCCGTGTATTTCATGCGGAACCGCATATCGCGGGTCGTGCTGGGCCTGCCCTCGGACCTCAAAGCCGCCGGCCTCGCCGCGCGCCGGGCAAAGGTTCCGGGCATCTATTACCGCCGGGGCATCGCCGTGCCGGTCAAAAACACCTTTCTGAACCGTATCGCGTACGGCAATTTTCTGACCGGCCTTATCGTCAACTCCAAGGAGACGGCCCGCCTGGTTTTCGCCGACAACGACGCCATCATGGACAAACGCAAGGTCCACGTCATGCCCAACGGGCTGGACATTCCGGCCTTTGACGCGGCATACGCTGCCGCCGCCCCGGTGTTCCGGCACGACGGCGATACGCTGGTCATCGGCAACGCGGGCCGGTTGACGGAACAAAAAGGGCAGCATTTTCTGCTCCACATGAGCCGGGCGCTGCTGGACGCGGGCGTCCGCCACAGGCTCATCATCGCCGGAGACGGCGAAAAGAAGGATGACCTCGCCCGCCTTGCGGCGGAACTGCATCTCGGCGACGCGGTCCATTTCACGGGATTTCTCGCCGACATGGCTCCCTTCTGGCGCAGCATCGATATGTTTGCGCTTTCGTCCCTGTGGGAAGGGTTCGGGTTCGTGCTGGCCGAGGCCCAACTCGCTGCAAAGCCGGTGTTGGCCTTTGACGGCAACAGCATGCCCGAGGTCGTCAGTCACGGGGAAACCGGCCTGCTGCTGCCCCTGCCGGAACGGGGGGAAAGCCCCGCCGCCGTGGGGGAACGCCTGGCGGCCGCCGTGCGGGAGCTTGCAGCCGACCCGGCGCGGGCCGCCGCGCTTGCCGCGAAGGGCCGGGCGCACTGCCGCGCAACCTATGATCTGGAAAAGCGCATGGACGATCTGTATGCGCTGCTCTGGCCGGAAGGCGCCCATGCTGCTTCCTGA